From Chaetodon trifascialis isolate fChaTrf1 chromosome 1, fChaTrf1.hap1, whole genome shotgun sequence, one genomic window encodes:
- the LOC139329381 gene encoding signal peptide peptidase-like 2A isoform X3 yields MERTIRIFILSVIFLASQINCQEAILHISNGETDREYCIVHNHSWTPLSQTLDSASQFPLVNMTSTLLCNGSGVSPDVVKGKALVVMRGDCTFSQKALVAQSLGATTLLIASNRTLITPSANESEYAKVRIPLALMRYRDFLEAQQVFGEDMQVKLYAPPHSKIDPSIAVMLLIAIVTIVLGGYWSGECERDRMNGGAEQGGGGDRKADSGELFLYSPLKVVFFVALMCGMLVLMYFFYNILVYVIIAIFCLASASALFSCLDAVMEKIGCGTLRFSVRNWNFSVRSLILAAVCISIAVIWGVYRNEDRWIWILQDLLGIAFCLNFMKTISLSNFKICVILLSLLLVYDVFFVFITPFFTKNGVSIMVQVALGPDASGEKTQGNMVEVPAEPQTPSEKLPVVMRVPRFLAWAQNLCGMQFSILGYGDIIVPGLLVAYCSRFDVWINSSRKIYFVSCCIAYLLGMIMTFAVMLLSGMGQPALLYLVPFTLITSAVVAGCRGEMRQFWAGTTYEREELTAP; encoded by the exons ATGGAAAGAACTATCAGAATCTTCATTTTGTCGGTCATTTTCTTGGCATCGCAG ATAAACTGCCAAGAGGCGATCTTGCACATTTCAAATGGAGAGACAGATAGGGAGTACTGCATCGTCCACAATCACTCCTGGACCCCCCTGTCACAAACCCTTGATAGTGCT TCGCAGTTTCCACTGGTGAATATGACCTCCACTTTACTATGTAACGGCTCTGGGGTCAGTCCAGATGTGGTGAAGGGCAAAGCGTTGGTGGTGATGAGGGGGGACTGTACATTCAGCCAAAAAGCTCTGGTTGCTCAGAGCCTGGGAGCTACAACTTTGCTCATTGCCAGCAACAGAACATTG ATCACTCCATCAGCCAACGAATCTGAGTATGCAAAAGTGCGCATCCCTCTGGCGCTCATGAGGTACAGGGATTTCCTGGAAGCACAGCAG GTGTTTGGTGAAGATATGCAGGTGAAACTTTATGCTCCACCTCACTCAAAGATTGATCCAAGCATTGCAGTCATGCTACTGATTGCCATTGTCACTATCGTCTTGGGCGGCTACTGGAGTGGGGAATGTGAGAG GGACCGGATGAATGGTGGtgcagagcagggaggagggggggatcGCAAAGCAGACAGTGGAGAGCTTTTCCTGTACTCTCCTCTCAAAGTGGTTTTCTTCGTCGCCCTGATGTGTGGGATGCTGGTGCTCATGTACTTCTTCTACAACATC cTAGTTTACGTCATTATTGCTATATTCTGCCTGGCATCTGCCTCTGCACTGTTCAGCTGTCTAGACGCAGTGATGGAAAAAATTGGTTGTGGAACTTTGCG CTTCTCTGTCCGAAACTGGAACTTCTCAGTGAGGTCTCTCATACTGGCTGCTGTGTGCATTAGCATTGCTGTGATCTGGGGAGTCTACAGGAATGAAGACAG ATGGATCTGGATTTTGCAGGACCTCCTTGGTATTGCTTTCTGCCTCAACTTCATGAAGACCATCTCACTGTCCAACTTCAAG ATCTGTGTGATTCTACTGAGCCTCCTGCTTGTATATGATGTCTTCTTCGTTTTCATCACTCCTTTCTTCACAAAG AATGGAGTTAGCATCATGGTGCAGGTTGCATTGGGCCCAGATGCATCTGGAGAGAAA ACGCAAGGTAACATGGTGGAGGTCCCCGCTGAACCCCAGACTCCCTCTGAGAAA ctGCCAGTGGTGATGCGTGTCCCACGGTTCTTAGCTTGGGCTCAGAACCTGTGTGGAATGCAGTTCTCCATTCTGGGTTACGGAGACATCATTGTTCCAG GTCTTCTGGTTGCCTATTGCAGCAGGTTTGATGTTTGgatcaacagcagcaggaagatcTACTTTGTCAGCTGCTGCATAG CGTATCTGCTGGGAATGATAATGACgtttgctgtgatgctgctgtcgGGGATGGGACAGCCTGCCCTACTCTACCTAGTGCCCTTCACCCTGATAACCTCTGCCGTGGTGGCTGGATGCAGGGGAGAGATGAGGCAGTTCTGGGCAGGAACTACCTATGAG aggGAAGAACTGACTGCTCCATAG
- the LOC139329381 gene encoding signal peptide peptidase-like 2A isoform X1 produces the protein MERTIRIFILSVIFLASQINCQEAILHISNGETDREYCIVHNHSWTPLSQTLDSASQFPLVNMTSTLLCNGSGVSPDVVKGKALVVMRGDCTFSQKALVAQSLGATTLLIASNRTLITPSANESEYAKVRIPLALMRYRDFLEAQQVFGEDMQVKLYAPPHSKIDPSIAVMLLIAIVTIVLGGYWSGECERDRMNGGAEQGGGGDRKADSGELFLYSPLKVVFFVALMCGMLVLMYFFYNILVYVIIAIFCLASASALFSCLDAVMEKIGCGTLRFSVRNWNFSVRSLILAAVCISIAVIWGVYRNEDRWIWILQDLLGIAFCLNFMKTISLSNFKICVILLSLLLVYDVFFVFITPFFTKNGVSIMVQVALGPDASGEKTQGNMVEVPAEPQTPSEKLPVVMRVPRFLAWAQNLCGMQFSILGYGDIIVPGLLVAYCSRFDVWINSSRKIYFVSCCIAYLLGMIMTFAVMLLSGMGQPALLYLVPFTLITSAVVAGCRGEMRQFWAGTTYEVLDSSREPLLPEGRTDCSIEGEKC, from the exons ATGGAAAGAACTATCAGAATCTTCATTTTGTCGGTCATTTTCTTGGCATCGCAG ATAAACTGCCAAGAGGCGATCTTGCACATTTCAAATGGAGAGACAGATAGGGAGTACTGCATCGTCCACAATCACTCCTGGACCCCCCTGTCACAAACCCTTGATAGTGCT TCGCAGTTTCCACTGGTGAATATGACCTCCACTTTACTATGTAACGGCTCTGGGGTCAGTCCAGATGTGGTGAAGGGCAAAGCGTTGGTGGTGATGAGGGGGGACTGTACATTCAGCCAAAAAGCTCTGGTTGCTCAGAGCCTGGGAGCTACAACTTTGCTCATTGCCAGCAACAGAACATTG ATCACTCCATCAGCCAACGAATCTGAGTATGCAAAAGTGCGCATCCCTCTGGCGCTCATGAGGTACAGGGATTTCCTGGAAGCACAGCAG GTGTTTGGTGAAGATATGCAGGTGAAACTTTATGCTCCACCTCACTCAAAGATTGATCCAAGCATTGCAGTCATGCTACTGATTGCCATTGTCACTATCGTCTTGGGCGGCTACTGGAGTGGGGAATGTGAGAG GGACCGGATGAATGGTGGtgcagagcagggaggagggggggatcGCAAAGCAGACAGTGGAGAGCTTTTCCTGTACTCTCCTCTCAAAGTGGTTTTCTTCGTCGCCCTGATGTGTGGGATGCTGGTGCTCATGTACTTCTTCTACAACATCCTCG TTTACGTCATTATTGCTATATTCTGCCTGGCATCTGCCTCTGCACTGTTCAGCTGTCTAGACGCAGTGATGGAAAAAATTGGTTGTGGAACTTTGCG CTTCTCTGTCCGAAACTGGAACTTCTCAGTGAGGTCTCTCATACTGGCTGCTGTGTGCATTAGCATTGCTGTGATCTGGGGAGTCTACAGGAATGAAGACAG ATGGATCTGGATTTTGCAGGACCTCCTTGGTATTGCTTTCTGCCTCAACTTCATGAAGACCATCTCACTGTCCAACTTCAAG ATCTGTGTGATTCTACTGAGCCTCCTGCTTGTATATGATGTCTTCTTCGTTTTCATCACTCCTTTCTTCACAAAG AATGGAGTTAGCATCATGGTGCAGGTTGCATTGGGCCCAGATGCATCTGGAGAGAAA ACGCAAGGTAACATGGTGGAGGTCCCCGCTGAACCCCAGACTCCCTCTGAGAAA ctGCCAGTGGTGATGCGTGTCCCACGGTTCTTAGCTTGGGCTCAGAACCTGTGTGGAATGCAGTTCTCCATTCTGGGTTACGGAGACATCATTGTTCCAG GTCTTCTGGTTGCCTATTGCAGCAGGTTTGATGTTTGgatcaacagcagcaggaagatcTACTTTGTCAGCTGCTGCATAG CGTATCTGCTGGGAATGATAATGACgtttgctgtgatgctgctgtcgGGGATGGGACAGCCTGCCCTACTCTACCTAGTGCCCTTCACCCTGATAACCTCTGCCGTGGTGGCTGGATGCAGGGGAGAGATGAGGCAGTTCTGGGCAGGAACTACCTATGAG GTCTTGGACTCCTCCAGGGAACCTTTGCTGCCAG aggGAAGAACTGACTGCTCCATAGAAGGAGAAAAATGCTGA
- the LOC139329381 gene encoding signal peptide peptidase-like 2A isoform X2, with the protein MERTIRIFILSVIFLASQINCQEAILHISNGETDREYCIVHNHSWTPLSQTLDSASQFPLVNMTSTLLCNGSGVSPDVVKGKALVVMRGDCTFSQKALVAQSLGATTLLIASNRTLITPSANESEYAKVRIPLALMRYRDFLEAQQVFGEDMQVKLYAPPHSKIDPSIAVMLLIAIVTIVLGGYWSGECERDRMNGGAEQGGGGDRKADSGELFLYSPLKVVFFVALMCGMLVLMYFFYNILVYVIIAIFCLASASALFSCLDAVMEKIGCGTLRFSVRNWNFSVRSLILAAVCISIAVIWGVYRNEDRWIWILQDLLGIAFCLNFMKTISLSNFKICVILLSLLLVYDVFFVFITPFFTKNGVSIMVQVALGPDASGEKTQGNMVEVPAEPQTPSEKLPVVMRVPRFLAWAQNLCGMQFSILGYGDIIVPGLLVAYCSRFDVWINSSRKIYFVSCCIAYLLGMIMTFAVMLLSGMGQPALLYLVPFTLITSAVVAGCRGEMRQFWAGTTYEVLDSSREPLLPEGRTDCSIEGEKC; encoded by the exons ATGGAAAGAACTATCAGAATCTTCATTTTGTCGGTCATTTTCTTGGCATCGCAG ATAAACTGCCAAGAGGCGATCTTGCACATTTCAAATGGAGAGACAGATAGGGAGTACTGCATCGTCCACAATCACTCCTGGACCCCCCTGTCACAAACCCTTGATAGTGCT TCGCAGTTTCCACTGGTGAATATGACCTCCACTTTACTATGTAACGGCTCTGGGGTCAGTCCAGATGTGGTGAAGGGCAAAGCGTTGGTGGTGATGAGGGGGGACTGTACATTCAGCCAAAAAGCTCTGGTTGCTCAGAGCCTGGGAGCTACAACTTTGCTCATTGCCAGCAACAGAACATTG ATCACTCCATCAGCCAACGAATCTGAGTATGCAAAAGTGCGCATCCCTCTGGCGCTCATGAGGTACAGGGATTTCCTGGAAGCACAGCAG GTGTTTGGTGAAGATATGCAGGTGAAACTTTATGCTCCACCTCACTCAAAGATTGATCCAAGCATTGCAGTCATGCTACTGATTGCCATTGTCACTATCGTCTTGGGCGGCTACTGGAGTGGGGAATGTGAGAG GGACCGGATGAATGGTGGtgcagagcagggaggagggggggatcGCAAAGCAGACAGTGGAGAGCTTTTCCTGTACTCTCCTCTCAAAGTGGTTTTCTTCGTCGCCCTGATGTGTGGGATGCTGGTGCTCATGTACTTCTTCTACAACATC cTAGTTTACGTCATTATTGCTATATTCTGCCTGGCATCTGCCTCTGCACTGTTCAGCTGTCTAGACGCAGTGATGGAAAAAATTGGTTGTGGAACTTTGCG CTTCTCTGTCCGAAACTGGAACTTCTCAGTGAGGTCTCTCATACTGGCTGCTGTGTGCATTAGCATTGCTGTGATCTGGGGAGTCTACAGGAATGAAGACAG ATGGATCTGGATTTTGCAGGACCTCCTTGGTATTGCTTTCTGCCTCAACTTCATGAAGACCATCTCACTGTCCAACTTCAAG ATCTGTGTGATTCTACTGAGCCTCCTGCTTGTATATGATGTCTTCTTCGTTTTCATCACTCCTTTCTTCACAAAG AATGGAGTTAGCATCATGGTGCAGGTTGCATTGGGCCCAGATGCATCTGGAGAGAAA ACGCAAGGTAACATGGTGGAGGTCCCCGCTGAACCCCAGACTCCCTCTGAGAAA ctGCCAGTGGTGATGCGTGTCCCACGGTTCTTAGCTTGGGCTCAGAACCTGTGTGGAATGCAGTTCTCCATTCTGGGTTACGGAGACATCATTGTTCCAG GTCTTCTGGTTGCCTATTGCAGCAGGTTTGATGTTTGgatcaacagcagcaggaagatcTACTTTGTCAGCTGCTGCATAG CGTATCTGCTGGGAATGATAATGACgtttgctgtgatgctgctgtcgGGGATGGGACAGCCTGCCCTACTCTACCTAGTGCCCTTCACCCTGATAACCTCTGCCGTGGTGGCTGGATGCAGGGGAGAGATGAGGCAGTTCTGGGCAGGAACTACCTATGAG GTCTTGGACTCCTCCAGGGAACCTTTGCTGCCAG aggGAAGAACTGACTGCTCCATAGAAGGAGAAAAATGCTGA
- the LOC139329381 gene encoding signal peptide peptidase-like 2A isoform X6, whose protein sequence is MERTIRIFILSVIFLASQINCQEAILHISNGETDREYCIVHNHSWTPLSQTLDSASQFPLVNMTSTLLCNGSGVSPDVVKGKALVVMRGDCTFSQKALVAQSLGATTLLIASNRTLITPSANESEYAKVRIPLALMRYRDFLEAQQVFGEDMQVKLYAPPHSKIDPSIAVMLLIAIVTIVLGGYWSGECERDRMNGGAEQGGGGDRKADSGELFLYSPLKVVFFVALMCGMLVLMYFFYNILVYVIIAIFCLASASALFSCLDAVMEKIGCGTLRFSVRNWNFSVRSLILAAVCISIAVIWGVYRNEDRWIWILQDLLGIAFCLNFMKTISLSNFKICVILLSLLLVYDVFFVFITPFFTKNGVSIMVQVALGPDASGEKLPVVMRVPRFLAWAQNLCGMQFSILGYGDIIVPGLLVAYCSRFDVWINSSRKIYFVSCCIAYLLGMIMTFAVMLLSGMGQPALLYLVPFTLITSAVVAGCRGEMRQFWAGTTYEVLDSSREPLLPEGRTDCSIEGEKC, encoded by the exons ATGGAAAGAACTATCAGAATCTTCATTTTGTCGGTCATTTTCTTGGCATCGCAG ATAAACTGCCAAGAGGCGATCTTGCACATTTCAAATGGAGAGACAGATAGGGAGTACTGCATCGTCCACAATCACTCCTGGACCCCCCTGTCACAAACCCTTGATAGTGCT TCGCAGTTTCCACTGGTGAATATGACCTCCACTTTACTATGTAACGGCTCTGGGGTCAGTCCAGATGTGGTGAAGGGCAAAGCGTTGGTGGTGATGAGGGGGGACTGTACATTCAGCCAAAAAGCTCTGGTTGCTCAGAGCCTGGGAGCTACAACTTTGCTCATTGCCAGCAACAGAACATTG ATCACTCCATCAGCCAACGAATCTGAGTATGCAAAAGTGCGCATCCCTCTGGCGCTCATGAGGTACAGGGATTTCCTGGAAGCACAGCAG GTGTTTGGTGAAGATATGCAGGTGAAACTTTATGCTCCACCTCACTCAAAGATTGATCCAAGCATTGCAGTCATGCTACTGATTGCCATTGTCACTATCGTCTTGGGCGGCTACTGGAGTGGGGAATGTGAGAG GGACCGGATGAATGGTGGtgcagagcagggaggagggggggatcGCAAAGCAGACAGTGGAGAGCTTTTCCTGTACTCTCCTCTCAAAGTGGTTTTCTTCGTCGCCCTGATGTGTGGGATGCTGGTGCTCATGTACTTCTTCTACAACATCCTCG TTTACGTCATTATTGCTATATTCTGCCTGGCATCTGCCTCTGCACTGTTCAGCTGTCTAGACGCAGTGATGGAAAAAATTGGTTGTGGAACTTTGCG CTTCTCTGTCCGAAACTGGAACTTCTCAGTGAGGTCTCTCATACTGGCTGCTGTGTGCATTAGCATTGCTGTGATCTGGGGAGTCTACAGGAATGAAGACAG ATGGATCTGGATTTTGCAGGACCTCCTTGGTATTGCTTTCTGCCTCAACTTCATGAAGACCATCTCACTGTCCAACTTCAAG ATCTGTGTGATTCTACTGAGCCTCCTGCTTGTATATGATGTCTTCTTCGTTTTCATCACTCCTTTCTTCACAAAG AATGGAGTTAGCATCATGGTGCAGGTTGCATTGGGCCCAGATGCATCTGGAGAGAAA ctGCCAGTGGTGATGCGTGTCCCACGGTTCTTAGCTTGGGCTCAGAACCTGTGTGGAATGCAGTTCTCCATTCTGGGTTACGGAGACATCATTGTTCCAG GTCTTCTGGTTGCCTATTGCAGCAGGTTTGATGTTTGgatcaacagcagcaggaagatcTACTTTGTCAGCTGCTGCATAG CGTATCTGCTGGGAATGATAATGACgtttgctgtgatgctgctgtcgGGGATGGGACAGCCTGCCCTACTCTACCTAGTGCCCTTCACCCTGATAACCTCTGCCGTGGTGGCTGGATGCAGGGGAGAGATGAGGCAGTTCTGGGCAGGAACTACCTATGAG GTCTTGGACTCCTCCAGGGAACCTTTGCTGCCAG aggGAAGAACTGACTGCTCCATAGAAGGAGAAAAATGCTGA
- the LOC139329381 gene encoding signal peptide peptidase-like 2A isoform X4, with the protein MERTIRIFILSVIFLASQINCQEAILHISNGETDREYCIVHNHSWTPLSQTLDSASQFPLVNMTSTLLCNGSGVSPDVVKGKALVVMRGDCTFSQKALVAQSLGATTLLIASNRTLITPSANESEYAKVRIPLALMRYRDFLEAQQVFGEDMQVKLYAPPHSKIDPSIAVMLLIAIVTIVLGGYWSGECERDRMNGGAEQGGGGDRKADSGELFLYSPLKVVFFVALMCGMLVLMYFFYNILVYVIIAIFCLASASALFSCLDAVMEKIGCGTLRFSVRNWNFSVRSLILAAVCISIAVIWGVYRNEDRWIWILQDLLGIAFCLNFMKTISLSNFKICVILLSLLLVYDVFFVFITPFFTKNGVSIMVQVALGPDASGEKTQGNMVEVPAEPQTPSEKLPVVMRVPRFLAWAQNLCGMQFSILGYGDIIVPGLLVAYCSRFDVWINSSRKIYFVSCCIAYLLGMIMTFAVMLLSGMGQPALLYLVPFTLITSAVVAGCRGEMRQFWAGTTYEREELTAP; encoded by the exons ATGGAAAGAACTATCAGAATCTTCATTTTGTCGGTCATTTTCTTGGCATCGCAG ATAAACTGCCAAGAGGCGATCTTGCACATTTCAAATGGAGAGACAGATAGGGAGTACTGCATCGTCCACAATCACTCCTGGACCCCCCTGTCACAAACCCTTGATAGTGCT TCGCAGTTTCCACTGGTGAATATGACCTCCACTTTACTATGTAACGGCTCTGGGGTCAGTCCAGATGTGGTGAAGGGCAAAGCGTTGGTGGTGATGAGGGGGGACTGTACATTCAGCCAAAAAGCTCTGGTTGCTCAGAGCCTGGGAGCTACAACTTTGCTCATTGCCAGCAACAGAACATTG ATCACTCCATCAGCCAACGAATCTGAGTATGCAAAAGTGCGCATCCCTCTGGCGCTCATGAGGTACAGGGATTTCCTGGAAGCACAGCAG GTGTTTGGTGAAGATATGCAGGTGAAACTTTATGCTCCACCTCACTCAAAGATTGATCCAAGCATTGCAGTCATGCTACTGATTGCCATTGTCACTATCGTCTTGGGCGGCTACTGGAGTGGGGAATGTGAGAG GGACCGGATGAATGGTGGtgcagagcagggaggagggggggatcGCAAAGCAGACAGTGGAGAGCTTTTCCTGTACTCTCCTCTCAAAGTGGTTTTCTTCGTCGCCCTGATGTGTGGGATGCTGGTGCTCATGTACTTCTTCTACAACATCCTCG TTTACGTCATTATTGCTATATTCTGCCTGGCATCTGCCTCTGCACTGTTCAGCTGTCTAGACGCAGTGATGGAAAAAATTGGTTGTGGAACTTTGCG CTTCTCTGTCCGAAACTGGAACTTCTCAGTGAGGTCTCTCATACTGGCTGCTGTGTGCATTAGCATTGCTGTGATCTGGGGAGTCTACAGGAATGAAGACAG ATGGATCTGGATTTTGCAGGACCTCCTTGGTATTGCTTTCTGCCTCAACTTCATGAAGACCATCTCACTGTCCAACTTCAAG ATCTGTGTGATTCTACTGAGCCTCCTGCTTGTATATGATGTCTTCTTCGTTTTCATCACTCCTTTCTTCACAAAG AATGGAGTTAGCATCATGGTGCAGGTTGCATTGGGCCCAGATGCATCTGGAGAGAAA ACGCAAGGTAACATGGTGGAGGTCCCCGCTGAACCCCAGACTCCCTCTGAGAAA ctGCCAGTGGTGATGCGTGTCCCACGGTTCTTAGCTTGGGCTCAGAACCTGTGTGGAATGCAGTTCTCCATTCTGGGTTACGGAGACATCATTGTTCCAG GTCTTCTGGTTGCCTATTGCAGCAGGTTTGATGTTTGgatcaacagcagcaggaagatcTACTTTGTCAGCTGCTGCATAG CGTATCTGCTGGGAATGATAATGACgtttgctgtgatgctgctgtcgGGGATGGGACAGCCTGCCCTACTCTACCTAGTGCCCTTCACCCTGATAACCTCTGCCGTGGTGGCTGGATGCAGGGGAGAGATGAGGCAGTTCTGGGCAGGAACTACCTATGAG aggGAAGAACTGACTGCTCCATAG
- the LOC139329381 gene encoding signal peptide peptidase-like 2A isoform X5 encodes MERTIRIFILSVIFLASQINCQEAILHISNGETDREYCIVHNHSWTPLSQTLDSASQFPLVNMTSTLLCNGSGVSPDVVKGKALVVMRGDCTFSQKALVAQSLGATTLLIASNRTLITPSANESEYAKVRIPLALMRYRDFLEAQQVFGEDMQVKLYAPPHSKIDPSIAVMLLIAIVTIVLGGYWSGECERDRMNGGAEQGGGGDRKADSGELFLYSPLKVVFFVALMCGMLVLMYFFYNILVYVIIAIFCLASASALFSCLDAVMEKIGCGTLRFSVRNWNFSVRSLILAAVCISIAVIWGVYRNEDRWIWILQDLLGIAFCLNFMKTISLSNFKICVILLSLLLVYDVFFVFITPFFTKNGVSIMVQVALGPDASGEKLPVVMRVPRFLAWAQNLCGMQFSILGYGDIIVPGLLVAYCSRFDVWINSSRKIYFVSCCIAYLLGMIMTFAVMLLSGMGQPALLYLVPFTLITSAVVAGCRGEMRQFWAGTTYEVLDSSREPLLPEGRTDCSIEGEKC; translated from the exons ATGGAAAGAACTATCAGAATCTTCATTTTGTCGGTCATTTTCTTGGCATCGCAG ATAAACTGCCAAGAGGCGATCTTGCACATTTCAAATGGAGAGACAGATAGGGAGTACTGCATCGTCCACAATCACTCCTGGACCCCCCTGTCACAAACCCTTGATAGTGCT TCGCAGTTTCCACTGGTGAATATGACCTCCACTTTACTATGTAACGGCTCTGGGGTCAGTCCAGATGTGGTGAAGGGCAAAGCGTTGGTGGTGATGAGGGGGGACTGTACATTCAGCCAAAAAGCTCTGGTTGCTCAGAGCCTGGGAGCTACAACTTTGCTCATTGCCAGCAACAGAACATTG ATCACTCCATCAGCCAACGAATCTGAGTATGCAAAAGTGCGCATCCCTCTGGCGCTCATGAGGTACAGGGATTTCCTGGAAGCACAGCAG GTGTTTGGTGAAGATATGCAGGTGAAACTTTATGCTCCACCTCACTCAAAGATTGATCCAAGCATTGCAGTCATGCTACTGATTGCCATTGTCACTATCGTCTTGGGCGGCTACTGGAGTGGGGAATGTGAGAG GGACCGGATGAATGGTGGtgcagagcagggaggagggggggatcGCAAAGCAGACAGTGGAGAGCTTTTCCTGTACTCTCCTCTCAAAGTGGTTTTCTTCGTCGCCCTGATGTGTGGGATGCTGGTGCTCATGTACTTCTTCTACAACATC cTAGTTTACGTCATTATTGCTATATTCTGCCTGGCATCTGCCTCTGCACTGTTCAGCTGTCTAGACGCAGTGATGGAAAAAATTGGTTGTGGAACTTTGCG CTTCTCTGTCCGAAACTGGAACTTCTCAGTGAGGTCTCTCATACTGGCTGCTGTGTGCATTAGCATTGCTGTGATCTGGGGAGTCTACAGGAATGAAGACAG ATGGATCTGGATTTTGCAGGACCTCCTTGGTATTGCTTTCTGCCTCAACTTCATGAAGACCATCTCACTGTCCAACTTCAAG ATCTGTGTGATTCTACTGAGCCTCCTGCTTGTATATGATGTCTTCTTCGTTTTCATCACTCCTTTCTTCACAAAG AATGGAGTTAGCATCATGGTGCAGGTTGCATTGGGCCCAGATGCATCTGGAGAGAAA ctGCCAGTGGTGATGCGTGTCCCACGGTTCTTAGCTTGGGCTCAGAACCTGTGTGGAATGCAGTTCTCCATTCTGGGTTACGGAGACATCATTGTTCCAG GTCTTCTGGTTGCCTATTGCAGCAGGTTTGATGTTTGgatcaacagcagcaggaagatcTACTTTGTCAGCTGCTGCATAG CGTATCTGCTGGGAATGATAATGACgtttgctgtgatgctgctgtcgGGGATGGGACAGCCTGCCCTACTCTACCTAGTGCCCTTCACCCTGATAACCTCTGCCGTGGTGGCTGGATGCAGGGGAGAGATGAGGCAGTTCTGGGCAGGAACTACCTATGAG GTCTTGGACTCCTCCAGGGAACCTTTGCTGCCAG aggGAAGAACTGACTGCTCCATAGAAGGAGAAAAATGCTGA